Proteins from a single region of Schistocerca gregaria isolate iqSchGreg1 chromosome 3, iqSchGreg1.2, whole genome shotgun sequence:
- the LOC126355895 gene encoding trypsin beta-like isoform X1, with protein MSRSAAVLCLLVAACSAAPPTRGRTLRPLLDGRIVGGEPVDISQFPWQVSMQEFGSHSCGGSIISSTWVLTAGHCIVGYSADWLSVRAGSSIRNSGGTVYDVSSVIEHELHDSSTREYDFALLEISGSFTFDSNVQVVSLASSELAGGTAVTITGWGDCRSCSSATQLQAVTTHIVERSVCNEAYDGAITDSMICAGEEEGGLDSCQGDSGGPLVEGSTQYGVVSWGYGCAEAGHPGVYSNVPAARSWITEKTGV; from the exons ATGTCCAGGTCCGCCGCCGTGCTCTGCCTGCTGGTCGCTGCCTGCAGCGCCGCGCCCCCCACCAGGGGCCGCACGCTCAGGCCTCTCCTCGATGGCCGCATCGTGGGCGGTGAGCCGGTGGACATCTCGCAGTTCCCGTGGCAGGTCTCGATGCAGGAGTTCGGCTCCCATAGCTGCGGCGGCTCTATCATCAGCTCTACGTGGGTCCTGACGGCGGGGCACTGCATCGTCGGTTACAGCGCAGACTGGCTTTCAGTCCGGGCTGGCAGCTCAATTCGTAATAGCGGCGGAACCGTCTACGATGTTTCCAGTGTGATTGAACACGAGCTTCACGACTCTTCCACACGTGAATACGACTTTGCACTCCTTGAGATTTCCGGTTCGTTCACCTTTGACAGCAACGTGCAG GTGGTGAGCCTCGCCAGCTCAGAGCTCGCAGGTGGCACAGCAGTGACCATCACAGGGTGGGGCGACTGCAGGTCCTGCAGCTCCGCCACGCAGCTACAGGCAGTCACCACGCACATCGTTGAGCGGAGTGTGTGTAACGAGGCCTACGACGGCGCCATCACGGACAGCATGATCTGCGCTGGAGAAGAGGAGGGCGGCCTAGACTCGTGCCAGGGCGACAGTGGAGGACCCCTGGTGGAGGGCTCTACCCAGTACGGTGTCGTCTCCTGGGGCTATGGATGCGCTGAGGCCGGCCACCCTGGCGTCTACTCTAATGTTCCCGCAGCTCGGTCCTGGATAACCGAAAAAACCGGCGTATAG